Proteins co-encoded in one Callospermophilus lateralis isolate mCalLat2 chromosome 2, mCalLat2.hap1, whole genome shotgun sequence genomic window:
- the LOC143386016 gene encoding interferon alpha-5-like — translation MALPLAFLLALVVLSCKTTCSLGCDLLQIHNLGLETSEKSEEGALSLLQKMRRIPDFSCLDDREDFAFPQKLLEGEKVPRAQAVAALQEMTHQILRLFGTQEAFAAWNKTLLDTFLSGLLQQLDDLEACVTHQVRPEKALGITVRKYFRRITVYLKEKEYLPCAWEMVRTEMLKFFSSSPKLYERLRSMERDLVQQGNASL, via the coding sequence ATGGCCTTGCCCTTGGCTTTCCTGCTGGCCCTAGTGGTGCTCAGCTGCAAGACCACCTGCTCTCTGGGCTGTGACCTGCTTCAGATACACAACCTGGGTCTTGAAACTTCTGAGAAAAGTGAGGAGGGGGCACTGAGTCTCCTGCAAAAAATGAGGAGAATTCCCGATTTCTCCTGCCTGGACGACAGAGAGGACTTTGCCTTCCCCCAGAAGCTGTTGGAGGGTGAGAAGGTGCCAAGGGCTCAAGCTGTTGCTGCCCTCCAGGAGATGACCCACCAGATCTTGCGCCTTTTTGGCACCCAGGAGGCGTTTGCTGCTTGGAACAAGACCCTCCTGGACACCTTCCTCAGTGGCCTCCTTCAGCAGTTGGATGACCTGGAAGCCTGTGTGACCCACCAGGTGAGGCCGGAAAAAGCTCTCGGAATAACTGTTAGAAAATACTTCCGCAggatcactgtctacctgaaggaGAAGGAATACCTGCCTTGTGCCTGGGAGATGGTCCGAACAGAAATGTTGAAATTCTTCTCTTCTTCACCTAAGTTATATGAAAGATTAAGGAGCATGGAACGAGACctggtccagcagggaaatgcttCTCTCTGA
- the LOC143386041 gene encoding interferon alpha-5-like — protein sequence MALPLAFLLALVVLSCKTTCSLGCDLLQIHNLGLETSEKNEEGALSLLQKMRRIPDFSCLDDREDFAFPQKLLEGEKVPRAQAVAALQEMTHQILRLFGTQEAFAAWNKTLLDTFLSGLHQQLDDLEACVTHQVRPEKALGITVRKYFRRITVYLKEKEYLPCAWEVVRREILKFFSSSPKLYERLRSMERDLVQQGNASL from the coding sequence ATGGCCTTGCCCTTGGCTTTCCTGCTGGCCCTAGTGGTGCTCAGCTGCAAGACCACCTGCTCTCTGGGCTGTGACCTGCTTCAGATACACAACCTGGGTCTTGAAACTTCTGAGAAAAATGAGGAGGGGGCACTGAGTCTCCTGCAAAAAATGAGGAGAATTCCCGATTTCTCCTGCCTGGACGACAGAGAGGACTTTGCCTTCCCCCAGAAGCTGTTGGAGGGTGAGAAGGTGCCAAGGGCTCAAGCTGTTGCTGCCCTCCAGGAGATGACCCACCAGATCTTGCGCCTTTTTGGCACCCAGGAGGCGTTTGCTGCTTGGAACAAGACCCTCCTGGACACCTTCCTCAGTGGCCTCCATCAGCAGTTGGATGACCTGGAAGCCTGTGTGACCCACCAGGTGAGGCCGGAAAAAGCTCTCGGAATAACTGTTAGAAAATACTTCCGCAggatcactgtctacctgaaggaGAAGGAATACCTGCCTTGTGCCTGGGAGGTGGTCCGAAGAGAAATCTTGAAATTCTTCTCTTCTTCACCTAAGTTATATGAAAGATTAAGGAGCATGGAACGAGACctggtccagcagggaaatgcttCTCTCTGA
- the Klhl9 gene encoding kelch-like protein 9, with the protein MKVSLGNGEMGVSAHLQPCKAGTTRFFTSNTHSSVVLQGFDQLRIEGLLCDVTLVPGDGDEIFPVHRAMMASASDYFKAMFTGGMKEQDLMCIKLHGVNKVGLKKIIDFIYTAKLSLNMDNLQDTLEAASFLQILPVLDFCKVFLISGVSLDNCVEVGRIANTYNLIEVDKYVNNFILKNFPALLNTGEFLKLPFERLAFVLSSNSLKHCTELELFKAACRWLRLEDPRMDYAAKLMKNIRFPLMSPQDLINYVQTVDFMRTDNTCVNLLLEASNYQMMPYMQPVMQSDRTAIRSDSTHLVTLGGVLRQQLVVSKELRMYDERAQEWRSLAPMDAPRYQHGIAVIGNFLYVVGGQSNYDTKGKTAVDTVFRFDPRYNKWMQVASLNEKRTFFHLSALKGHLYAVGGRSAAGELATVECYNPRMNEWSYVAKMSEPHYGHAGTVYGGLMYISGGITHDTFQNELMCFDPDTDKWTQKAPMTTVRGLHCMCTVGDKLYVIGGNHFRGTSDYDDVLSCEYYSPTLDQWTPIAAMLRGQSDVGVAVFENKIYVVGGYSWNNRCMVEIVQKYDPEKDEWHKVFDLPESLGGIRACTLTVFPPEENPGSPSRESPLSAPSDHS; encoded by the coding sequence ATGAAAGTGTCTCTTGGTAACGGAGAAATGGGCGTCTCTGCCCACTTGCAGCCTTGCAAGGCTGGAACCACACGATTTTTTACCAGCAATACTCATAGTTCGGTGGTATTGCAAGGCTTTGATCAGCTTAGAATAGAAGGATTGCTTTGTGATGTGACTCTGGTACCTGGTGATGGAGATGAAATCTTCCCTGTCCACAGAGCTATGATGGCGTCTGCTAGTGattatttcaaggcaatgttcactgGTGGGATGAAAGAACAAGATTTAATGTGCATTAAGCTTCATGGAGTGAACAAGGTTGGTCTGAAAAAAatcattgattttatttatactgcaaaactttctcttaatatggaCAATCTTCAGGACACACTTGAAGCTGCCAGCTTTTTACAAATTTTACCTGTTTTGGACTTCTGTAAAGTCTTTCTTATATCAGGAGTTTCTTTAGATAACTGTGTTGAAGTTGGACGAATTGCTAACACCTACAATCTTATAGAAGTGGATAAATATGTTAATAATTTCATCCTGAAGAACTTTCCTGCTTTATTGAATACAGGGGAATTTCTAAAACTCCCTTTTGAACGGCTTGCCTTTGTACTTTCCAGTAATAGTCTTAAGCACTGTACTGAACTTGAACTCTTCAAGGCTGCCTGCCGCTGGCTGAGGTTGGAAGATCCTCGAATGGATTATGCTGCAAAATTAATGAAGAATATTCGATTTCCACTAATGTCACCACAGGACCTCATCAACTATGTGCAGACAGTAGATTTCATGAGAACAGACAATACCTGCGTGAATTTGCTTTTGGAAGCCAGCAATTACCAAATGATGCCATATATGCAGCCAGTGATGCAGTCAGACAGAACTGCCATTCGGTCTGACTCCACCCACTTGGTTACATTAGGAGGAGTTTTGAGGCAGCAGCTGGTTGTCAGTAAAGAATTACGAATGTATGATGAAAGGGCACAGGAGTGGAGATCTTTAGCTCCCATGGATGCTCCTCGTTACCAGCATGGCATTGCTGTCATTGGAAACTTCCTTTATGTAGTTGGTGGTCAGAGTAATTATGATACGAAAGGAAAAACTGCTGTTGATACAGTTTTCAGATTTGATCCTCGGTATAATAAATGGATGCAGGTGGCATCATTAAATGAAAAGCGTACATTCTTCCACTTGAGTGCCCTCAAAGGACATTTGTATGCAGTTGGTGGGCGCAGTGCAGCTGGTGAGTTGGCCACAGTAGAATGTTACAATCCACGAATGAATGAATGGAGCTATGTTGCAAAAATGAGTGAACCACACTATGGCCATGCTGGAACAGTGTATGGAGGCTTAATGTATATTTCAGGAGGAATTACCCATGACACCTTTCAAAATGAGCTCATGTGTTTCGACCCAGATACAGATAAATGGACACAGAAGGCTCCAATGACTACAGTCAGAGGTCTGCATTGCATGTGTACAGTTGGAGACAAGCTCTATGTCATTGGTGGCAACCATTTCCGAGGAACAAGTGATTACGATGATGTTCTAAGCTGTGAATACTATTCACCAACCCTTGACCAGTGGACACCAATTGCTGCTATGTTAAGAGGTCAAAGTGATGTTGGAGTTgctgtttttgaaaataaaatctatGTTGTTGGTGGATATTCTTGGAATAATCGCTGTATGGTAGAAATTGTCCAGAAATATGACCCAGAAAAGGATGAGTGGCATAAAGTTTTTGATCTTCCAGAGTCACTTGGTGGCATTCGAGCTTGTACCCTCACAGTTTTTCCACCTGAAGAAAACCCTGGGTCACCTTCTAGAGAATCGCCTCTTTCAGCACCATCAGATCATTCTTAG